The Streptomyces sp. SS1-1 genome has a segment encoding these proteins:
- a CDS encoding IclR family transcriptional regulator → MAAGETGGGAQVKSAVRTVELLEYFAGRPGMHSLAAVQEAVGYPKSSLYMLLRTLVELGWVETDATGTRYGIGVRALLVGTSYIDGDEVVAAARPTLDRLSDDTTETIHLARLDGTNVVYLATRQSQHYLRPFTRVGRRLPAHSTSLGKALLSTYSDEQVRKMLPETLPALTEHTITDREKLIEELHQVREQGFAVDREENTLGLRCFGVAIPYRTPARDAISCSVPVARLTPAHEQMVKDALFDARDRLTLATRRL, encoded by the coding sequence ATGGCGGCTGGCGAGACGGGCGGCGGGGCGCAGGTCAAGTCCGCGGTACGGACGGTCGAACTGCTGGAGTATTTCGCCGGGCGCCCCGGGATGCACTCCCTCGCGGCGGTCCAGGAGGCCGTCGGCTACCCCAAGTCGAGCCTCTACATGTTGCTGCGCACCCTGGTCGAGCTGGGCTGGGTGGAGACCGACGCGACGGGCACCCGGTACGGCATCGGCGTCCGGGCTCTGCTGGTCGGCACCTCCTACATCGACGGCGACGAGGTGGTCGCGGCGGCCCGCCCCACGCTGGACCGGCTCTCCGACGACACCACCGAGACGATCCACCTGGCCCGCCTCGACGGCACCAACGTGGTCTACCTGGCCACCCGCCAGTCCCAGCACTACCTGCGGCCCTTCACCCGGGTCGGCCGCCGGCTGCCCGCGCACTCGACCTCCCTCGGCAAGGCGCTGCTGAGCACGTACTCCGACGAGCAGGTCCGCAAGATGCTCCCGGAGACGCTGCCCGCGCTGACGGAGCACACCATCACCGACCGGGAGAAGCTCATCGAGGAGCTGCACCAGGTCCGCGAGCAGGGCTTCGCCGTCGACCGCGAGGAGAACACGCTGGGGCTGCGCTGCTTCGGCGTCGCCATCCCCTACCGGACCCCGGCCAGGGACGCGATCAGCTGCTCGGTCCCGGTGGCGCGGCTGACGCCCGCGCACGAGCAGATGGTGAAGGACGCGCTGTTCGACGCTCGCGACCGGCTGACCCTGGCCACCCGTAGGCTCTGA
- a CDS encoding GNAT family N-acetyltransferase, whose product MDVELRPVHASDLPVFYRQLNDPEALRMAAFTPADPSDRAAFDAHWQRVLTSSDVPRTILADGDVVGSATVYGEPGEREVMYWVDRAYWGRGIATAALRRLLEEVPERPLYARTAADNEGSLRVLLKCGFRVTAKARCFAHARGAEIDELVLHVED is encoded by the coding sequence ATGGACGTCGAACTGCGCCCGGTCCACGCCAGCGACCTGCCGGTCTTCTACCGCCAGCTGAACGACCCGGAGGCCCTGCGCATGGCGGCCTTCACCCCCGCGGACCCCTCCGACCGGGCCGCCTTCGACGCCCACTGGCAGCGGGTGCTGACCTCCTCCGACGTGCCGCGCACGATCCTCGCCGACGGGGACGTCGTGGGGAGCGCCACCGTGTACGGGGAGCCCGGTGAGCGGGAGGTCATGTACTGGGTGGACCGCGCGTACTGGGGCCGGGGCATCGCCACGGCGGCCCTGCGCCGGCTGCTGGAGGAGGTGCCCGAGCGCCCGCTGTACGCGCGCACGGCCGCCGACAACGAGGGCTCGCTGCGGGTGCTGCTCAAGTGCGGGTTCCGGGTGACGGCGAAGGCCCGCTGCTTCGCCCACGCGCGGGGCGCGGAGATCGACGAGCTCGTCCTGCACGTGGAGGACTGA
- a CDS encoding NCS2 family permease — MAEAQKVDDRARAPEPGGSGLDRFFRISERGSTLPREIRGGFATFFTMAYILVLNPIILGSAKDKFGHQLDPVQLTTATALVAAVMTIIMGVAGNLPLALAAGLGLNAVVAFQIAPLMSWDDAMGLIVLEGLLICALVVTGLREAVMHAIPQPLKQAISVGIGLFIAFIGFVDAGFVSRIPDAANTTVPVQLGGTGTLGGWPILVFCLGVLLTIALLARKVKGAILISIVTMTVVAMIIDSLADIKSWGLTTPAWPDKVVDTPDFGLLGHFSLFGAFGETTAITVVLLIFTLILSDFFDTMGTVVGVSAEAGLLDEEGRVPNLGRVLLIDGAAAAAGGAASASSATSYIESAAGVGEGARTGFANLVTGGLFALALLFTPLLTIVPLQAAAPALVAVGFLMMTQVKNMEWDRYEIAIPAFLTIAVMPFTYSITNGIGAGFVAYVLIKIVLGRAKEIHWLLWGTSALFLVYFAIDPIEQILGVR, encoded by the coding sequence ATGGCAGAAGCGCAGAAGGTGGACGACCGGGCGAGAGCACCCGAACCGGGCGGGAGCGGCCTCGACCGGTTCTTCCGGATATCCGAGCGGGGCTCCACACTGCCCCGGGAGATACGCGGCGGCTTCGCCACCTTCTTCACGATGGCCTACATCCTTGTCCTGAACCCCATCATCCTGGGCAGCGCCAAGGACAAGTTCGGCCACCAGCTCGACCCCGTCCAGCTCACCACCGCCACCGCGCTGGTCGCCGCGGTCATGACCATCATCATGGGCGTCGCCGGCAACCTGCCCCTCGCGCTCGCCGCCGGTCTCGGCCTCAACGCCGTCGTCGCCTTCCAGATCGCGCCCCTCATGTCGTGGGACGACGCGATGGGGCTGATCGTCCTGGAGGGCCTGCTGATCTGCGCCCTCGTCGTCACCGGGCTGCGCGAGGCCGTCATGCACGCCATCCCGCAGCCGCTGAAGCAGGCGATCAGCGTCGGCATCGGCCTGTTCATCGCGTTCATCGGCTTCGTCGACGCCGGCTTCGTCAGCCGTATCCCGGACGCCGCGAACACCACCGTGCCCGTCCAGCTCGGCGGCACCGGCACCCTCGGCGGCTGGCCGATCCTGGTGTTCTGCCTCGGCGTCCTGCTGACGATCGCCCTGCTCGCCCGCAAGGTGAAGGGCGCCATCCTGATCAGCATCGTCACCATGACGGTCGTCGCGATGATCATCGACTCGCTGGCCGACATCAAGAGCTGGGGCCTGACCACGCCCGCGTGGCCCGACAAGGTCGTGGACACCCCCGACTTCGGCCTCCTCGGGCACTTCAGCCTGTTCGGCGCCTTCGGGGAGACCACCGCCATCACCGTGGTCCTGCTGATCTTCACGCTGATCCTGTCGGACTTCTTCGACACCATGGGCACGGTCGTCGGCGTCAGCGCGGAGGCCGGTCTCCTCGACGAGGAGGGCAGGGTGCCGAACCTCGGGCGGGTGCTGCTCATCGACGGTGCCGCGGCGGCCGCGGGCGGCGCGGCCTCGGCCTCCTCCGCCACCTCCTACATCGAGTCGGCGGCCGGCGTCGGTGAGGGCGCCCGCACGGGCTTCGCCAACCTGGTCACCGGCGGCCTGTTCGCGCTCGCGCTGCTGTTCACCCCGCTGCTGACCATCGTCCCGCTCCAGGCCGCCGCCCCCGCCCTGGTCGCCGTCGGCTTCCTGATGATGACGCAGGTCAAGAACATGGAGTGGGACAGGTACGAGATCGCGATCCCGGCGTTCCTGACGATCGCCGTCATGCCCTTCACGTACTCGATCACCAACGGCATCGGCGCGGGCTTCGTCGCCTACGTCCTGATCAAGATCGTGCTCGGCCGGGCCAAGGAGATCCACTGGCTGCTGTGGGGCACCTCGGCGCTGTTCCTGGTGTACTTCGCCATCGACCCGATCGAGCAGATCCTCGGCGTCAGGTGA
- a CDS encoding DUF6010 family protein: protein MQYVAPIGVGLVYVLVMSLIREPHRRRFNAVMVAGAGAAYLSGGGLDGWEFAFTAVATWVAYRGLDSWTFVGVAWLLHTAWDAVHHLKGNPIIPFAHTSSLGCAICDPVIALWCFAGGRTPRELWQGVRGKGDPARAAALTAR, encoded by the coding sequence ATGCAGTACGTCGCGCCGATCGGCGTCGGTCTCGTCTACGTCCTCGTGATGTCCCTCATCCGGGAGCCGCACCGGCGCCGCTTCAACGCCGTCATGGTGGCCGGCGCGGGCGCCGCCTACCTGAGCGGCGGCGGGCTGGACGGCTGGGAGTTCGCGTTCACGGCGGTGGCCACCTGGGTCGCGTACCGGGGACTGGACTCCTGGACCTTCGTGGGCGTCGCCTGGCTGCTCCACACCGCGTGGGACGCCGTCCACCACCTCAAGGGCAACCCGATCATCCCCTTCGCCCACACCTCCTCGCTGGGCTGCGCGATCTGCGACCCGGTGATCGCCCTGTGGTGCTTCGCGGGCGGCAGGACCCCGCGCGAGCTCTGGCAGGGGGTGCGGGGCAAGGGCGACCCGGCGCGGGCGGCCGCCCTCACCGCGCGCTGA
- a CDS encoding peptidoglycan D,D-transpeptidase FtsI family protein encodes MNKTIRRASVFTLLLVLALLVRATWVQFYDGRALADDKDNRRNTIALYSAPLGDIIVGGEPVTGSARTTGGDLAYKRTYRDGSLYSAVTGYSSQAFGATQLEGVYRDLLDGTDHRLKGVLDTVTNKRSDPGNVVTTIDPAVQKAAYEALGDKKGAAVAIDPSSGRILAVASTPSYDPSKITTGDADAWKQLTGDPDKPMTNRALRQPLPPGSTFKLVVAAAALEDGLYGSVDEPTDSPDPYPLAQSNSKLTNENPSAPCEDASLRVALRYSCNNVFASVAVDLGQDKVRAMAEKFGFNDPKQDVPVRAYESVYPADMDEAQTALSGIGQFDVTATPLQMAMVSAAIANGGKLVSPHMVAQITDGGGDVLEDYDDTADSEEIVSSRTAEQLQSAMRTVVEEGTGTNARIPGATVGGKTGTAQHGERNSKTPYAWFTSYAKADGKEVAVAVLVEQSDAARSEVSGNGLAAPVARKVMEAALR; translated from the coding sequence ATGAACAAGACGATCAGGCGGGCCTCCGTCTTCACGCTGCTCCTGGTGCTCGCCCTGCTGGTCAGGGCGACCTGGGTGCAGTTCTACGACGGACGGGCCCTCGCGGACGACAAGGACAACCGGCGGAACACGATCGCGCTGTACAGCGCGCCGCTCGGCGACATCATCGTGGGCGGTGAGCCGGTCACCGGCTCGGCCCGGACGACGGGCGGCGACCTGGCGTACAAGCGGACGTACCGGGACGGCTCGCTGTACTCGGCCGTGACCGGCTACAGCTCGCAGGCGTTCGGGGCCACCCAGCTGGAGGGCGTCTACCGGGACCTGCTCGACGGCACCGACCACCGCCTCAAGGGCGTACTGGACACGGTGACCAACAAGCGCTCCGACCCGGGCAACGTCGTCACCACGATCGACCCCGCCGTGCAGAAGGCCGCCTACGAGGCGCTCGGCGACAAGAAGGGCGCCGCCGTCGCGATCGACCCGTCCTCGGGCCGCATCCTGGCGGTCGCCTCCACCCCGTCGTACGACCCGTCGAAGATCACCACCGGTGACGCGGACGCCTGGAAGCAGCTGACCGGCGACCCCGACAAGCCGATGACGAACCGGGCGCTGCGCCAGCCGCTGCCGCCCGGCTCGACGTTCAAGCTGGTCGTCGCGGCCGCCGCGCTGGAGGACGGCCTGTACGGGTCGGTGGACGAGCCGACGGACAGCCCTGACCCGTATCCGCTGGCGCAGTCGAACAGCAAGCTGACCAACGAGAACCCGTCGGCGCCCTGCGAGGACGCCTCCCTCCGCGTCGCCCTGCGGTACTCGTGCAACAACGTCTTCGCGAGCGTCGCCGTCGACCTGGGCCAGGACAAGGTCCGCGCGATGGCCGAGAAGTTCGGCTTCAACGACCCGAAGCAGGACGTGCCGGTGCGGGCGTACGAGAGCGTGTACCCGGCGGACATGGACGAGGCGCAGACCGCGCTGTCCGGCATCGGGCAGTTCGACGTCACCGCGACACCGCTGCAGATGGCGATGGTGTCGGCGGCCATCGCCAACGGCGGCAAGCTGGTCTCGCCGCACATGGTCGCGCAGATCACCGACGGCGGCGGCGACGTCCTGGAGGACTACGACGACACCGCGGACAGCGAGGAGATCGTCAGCTCCCGCACCGCCGAACAGCTCCAGTCGGCGATGCGCACGGTCGTCGAGGAGGGCACCGGCACCAACGCGCGCATCCCGGGCGCGACCGTCGGCGGCAAGACGGGCACCGCCCAGCACGGCGAGCGGAACAGCAAGACGCCGTACGCCTGGTTCACGTCGTACGCGAAGGCCGACGGCAAGGAGGTCGCCGTCGCGGTGCTGGTGGAGCAGTCGGACGCCGCCCGCTCCGAGGTCAGCGGCAACGGCCTGGCCGCCCCCGTGGCCCGGAAGGTGATGGAGGCGGCCCTGCGCTAG
- a CDS encoding TIGR03086 family metal-binding protein, which produces MTDTTLDLGPQTRAVARLALAVRDDQLAAPTPCPDLAVRHLLGHLLGLSVAFRDAGRKDLGATTDTSPDAAVPDIGPGWREELPQVLDELAEVWRAPGPWTGTTRAGGIDMPGAVAGAVAADELVIHGWDLARATGQPYDPDPAAVRASYEFLWAAADENGPGGNGIFGPVVPVPAQAPLLDRAVGLSGRNPGWNPAR; this is translated from the coding sequence ATGACGGACACCACTCTCGACCTCGGACCGCAGACGCGTGCCGTCGCCCGTCTCGCCCTGGCCGTCCGGGACGACCAGCTCGCGGCGCCGACGCCCTGCCCGGACCTCGCCGTCCGTCATCTGCTGGGCCACCTGCTCGGCCTGTCCGTCGCCTTCCGTGACGCCGGCCGCAAGGACCTGGGCGCCACGACCGACACCAGCCCGGACGCCGCCGTACCGGACATCGGACCCGGCTGGCGCGAGGAACTGCCCCAGGTCCTCGACGAGCTCGCCGAGGTGTGGCGGGCCCCCGGCCCCTGGACGGGGACGACCCGCGCGGGAGGCATCGACATGCCCGGCGCCGTCGCCGGCGCGGTCGCCGCGGACGAACTCGTCATCCACGGCTGGGACCTGGCCCGCGCCACCGGGCAGCCGTACGACCCCGACCCCGCGGCCGTGCGGGCCTCCTACGAGTTCCTGTGGGCCGCCGCCGACGAGAACGGCCCGGGCGGGAACGGCATCTTCGGTCCCGTCGTCCCGGTCCCGGCCCAAGCGCCCCTGCTGGACCGCGCGGTGGGCCTGAGCGGACGGAACCCCGGCTGGAACCCGGCCCGGTAG
- a CDS encoding helix-turn-helix domain-containing protein: MPGGRLTQQERQRIALGLADGLAYAEIARSLDRPTSTITREVMRNGGPTGYRADLAQRAAERRAHRRRSASSPGPASGPLPYGRDAEAVADYEERFTTVMMGAGLAKSMSRVMVCLLTSDSGSMTAAELAERLGISPATVSKSIAFLESQSLVRRERDDRRRERYVIDDDLWYQSMVASARSLLEQVELAREGVDVLGPGTPAAVRLENVSRFLRFVAESLSRAAEQAREVLHTRPDTAEGEDES, from the coding sequence ATGCCGGGAGGCAGGCTCACCCAGCAGGAACGTCAGCGGATCGCCCTGGGGCTGGCGGACGGGCTGGCGTACGCGGAGATCGCGCGGAGTCTCGACCGGCCGACGTCGACGATCACCCGTGAGGTCATGCGCAACGGCGGCCCCACCGGGTACCGCGCGGACCTCGCCCAGCGGGCGGCGGAGCGCCGGGCGCACCGGCGCCGGTCGGCCTCGTCGCCGGGCCCGGCGTCCGGACCGCTGCCGTACGGGCGGGACGCGGAAGCGGTCGCCGACTACGAGGAGCGGTTCACGACCGTGATGATGGGAGCGGGCCTGGCCAAGTCGATGTCCCGGGTGATGGTCTGCCTCCTCACCAGCGACAGCGGCAGCATGACAGCGGCCGAGCTGGCCGAACGTCTGGGGATCAGCCCGGCGACCGTCTCGAAGTCCATCGCGTTCCTGGAGAGCCAGTCCCTGGTGCGCCGGGAACGCGACGACCGCCGGCGCGAGCGGTACGTCATCGACGACGACCTCTGGTACCAGTCGATGGTCGCCAGCGCACGGTCGCTGCTGGAGCAGGTGGAGTTGGCCCGTGAGGGCGTGGACGTGCTCGGTCCGGGCACCCCGGCGGCCGTCCGGCTGGAGAACGTCAGCCGCTTCCTCCGGTTCGTGGCCGAGAGCCTCAGCCGCGCCGCCGAGCAGGCCCGTGAGGTCCTCCACACGAGACCGGACACGGCCGAGGGGGAGGACGAGAGCTGA
- a CDS encoding ATP-binding cassette domain-containing protein, with product MTDAAITAHDLRKSYGDTTVLDGIDLTVPQGTIFSLLGPNGAGKTTVVKILSTLIQPGPGSGPIRVGGHDLAADPQAVRAAIGVTGQFSAVDGLITGEENMLLMADLHHLPRREGRRAAAALLERFDLTEAARKPASTYSGGMKRRLDIAMTLVGDPSIIFLDEPTTGLDPRSRHSMWQIIRELVAGGVTVFLTTQYLEEADELADRIAVLNDGTIAAEGTAEELKRLVPGGHVRLRFTDPAAYRGASTALGEVHRDDDALALRIPNGGSQRELLALLGRLDSLGIEADELTVHTPDLDDVFFALTGDAVIPAPAKETAR from the coding sequence ATGACCGACGCGGCCATCACCGCGCACGACCTGCGCAAGTCGTACGGCGACACGACCGTCCTCGACGGCATCGACCTGACCGTCCCCCAGGGAACGATCTTCTCCCTGCTGGGACCCAACGGCGCAGGGAAGACCACCGTCGTCAAGATCCTTTCCACCCTCATCCAGCCCGGCCCCGGCAGCGGCCCGATCCGGGTCGGCGGGCACGACCTCGCCGCCGACCCCCAGGCCGTACGCGCCGCCATCGGCGTCACCGGCCAGTTCTCCGCCGTCGACGGCCTGATCACCGGCGAGGAGAACATGCTCCTCATGGCCGACCTGCACCACCTCCCCAGGCGGGAGGGCCGGCGGGCCGCCGCCGCACTGCTGGAGCGCTTCGACCTCACCGAGGCCGCCCGGAAGCCCGCGTCCACCTACTCCGGCGGCATGAAACGGCGCCTGGACATCGCCATGACGCTGGTCGGCGACCCGAGCATCATCTTCCTCGACGAGCCGACCACCGGCCTCGACCCGCGCTCCCGGCACTCCATGTGGCAGATCATCCGTGAGCTCGTCGCCGGCGGCGTCACCGTCTTCCTCACCACCCAGTACCTGGAGGAGGCCGACGAACTCGCCGACCGCATCGCCGTGCTGAACGACGGCACGATCGCCGCCGAGGGGACCGCCGAGGAGCTGAAGCGGCTGGTCCCCGGCGGCCACGTCAGGCTCCGCTTCACCGACCCGGCCGCCTACCGGGGCGCCTCCACCGCGCTGGGCGAGGTCCACCGGGACGACGACGCCCTCGCGCTGCGGATCCCGAACGGCGGCAGCCAGCGCGAACTGCTCGCGCTCCTCGGCCGGCTCGACTCCCTCGGCATCGAGGCCGACGAGCTGACCGTGCACACCCCCGACCTCGACGACGTCTTCTTCGCCCTGACCGGCGACGCCGTCATCCCCGCCCCGGCCAAGGAGACCGCCCGATGA
- a CDS encoding aldehyde dehydrogenase (NADP(+)), with the protein MAAAPVWSVDPRTGKQREQVAVEATAQEVDAAVRAAHDARASLADRAVRAAFLRTAADRLQAAGDRLVEAADAETALGPVRLTGELARTCYQLRAFADIVDEGAFLDVVINHPDDTATPPIPDLRRYKVPLGVVAVYSASNFPFAFSVAGGDTASALAAGCPVVVKAHPDHPALSELVAHVLRNAAAEHGVPAGVVGLVHGFEAGLELVRHPLVAAAGFTGSVRGGRALFDAAAARPVPIPFHGELGSLNPVLVTEAAAAERGEAIGTGLAGSMTLGVGQFCVKPGLVLVPSGAAGDGLVKSLTDAVSNSEAGVLLDHRMRDNFLAGVAERTGLPEVDSPVTPGAGGEHTVSAGFLTVAASALAEEGAHDVLLEECFGPVTVVVRYDDEAEATGVLSRLPGNLTATVHLSAEEAAGEGRGAGILAELTPLAGRVLVNGWPTGVAVAPAQHHGGPYPATTSTSTSVGGTAIERWLRPVAYQGAPEALLPPELRDDNPLGLPRRFNGALEV; encoded by the coding sequence GTGGCAGCAGCACCAGTCTGGAGTGTCGACCCCCGAACCGGGAAGCAGCGTGAACAGGTTGCGGTGGAGGCCACAGCCCAGGAGGTGGACGCCGCGGTCCGCGCCGCGCACGACGCCCGCGCCTCCCTCGCCGACCGCGCCGTCCGCGCCGCCTTCCTGCGCACCGCCGCCGACCGGCTCCAGGCCGCCGGGGACCGGCTCGTCGAGGCCGCCGACGCCGAGACCGCGCTCGGCCCGGTCCGGCTCACCGGCGAACTCGCCCGCACCTGCTACCAGCTGAGGGCCTTCGCGGACATCGTCGACGAGGGCGCCTTCCTCGACGTCGTCATCAACCACCCCGACGACACGGCGACCCCGCCCATCCCCGACCTGCGCCGCTACAAGGTGCCGCTCGGCGTCGTCGCCGTCTACTCGGCGTCCAACTTCCCCTTCGCCTTCTCCGTCGCCGGCGGCGACACCGCGAGCGCCCTCGCCGCGGGCTGCCCGGTCGTCGTCAAGGCCCACCCCGACCACCCGGCGCTCTCCGAGCTGGTCGCCCACGTGCTGCGCAACGCCGCGGCCGAGCACGGCGTCCCGGCCGGCGTCGTCGGCCTGGTGCACGGCTTCGAGGCCGGACTCGAACTCGTCCGGCACCCGCTGGTCGCCGCGGCCGGCTTCACCGGCTCGGTGCGCGGCGGACGCGCCCTGTTCGACGCGGCGGCCGCCCGCCCCGTCCCGATCCCCTTCCACGGCGAACTGGGCTCGCTGAACCCGGTGCTCGTCACCGAGGCGGCCGCCGCCGAGCGCGGCGAGGCCATCGGCACCGGGCTGGCGGGCTCGATGACGCTGGGCGTCGGGCAGTTCTGCGTGAAGCCTGGCCTCGTCCTCGTGCCCTCCGGCGCGGCCGGCGACGGCCTGGTGAAGTCGCTGACCGACGCCGTCAGCAACTCCGAGGCCGGCGTCCTGCTGGACCACCGGATGCGCGACAACTTCCTCGCCGGCGTGGCCGAGCGCACGGGGCTGCCCGAGGTGGACTCGCCGGTGACGCCGGGCGCGGGCGGCGAGCACACCGTCAGCGCCGGGTTCCTCACGGTCGCCGCGAGCGCGCTGGCCGAGGAGGGCGCCCACGACGTGCTCCTGGAGGAGTGCTTCGGGCCGGTGACGGTGGTCGTCCGCTACGACGACGAGGCCGAGGCCACCGGGGTGCTGTCCCGGCTGCCGGGCAACCTGACGGCCACCGTGCACCTGTCCGCCGAGGAGGCCGCGGGCGAGGGGCGCGGGGCCGGCATCCTCGCGGAGCTGACACCGCTGGCCGGACGCGTCCTCGTCAACGGATGGCCGACGGGTGTCGCCGTCGCGCCGGCCCAGCACCACGGCGGGCCGTACCCGGCGACCACCTCGACCTCCACCTCCGTCGGCGGCACGGCCATCGAGCGCTGGCTGCGGCCCGTCGCGTACCAGGGCGCGCCCGAGGCGCTGCTGCCCCCCGAGCTGCGGGACGACAACCCGCTCGGGCTGCCCCGCCGGTTCAACGGCGCGCTGGAGGTCTGA
- a CDS encoding ABC transporter permease has product MSTLSLAVRDSSTMLRRNLLHARRYPSLTLNLLLTPVMLLLLFVYVFGDTMSAGIGGGAADRSAYIAYIVPGILLMTIGSTTVGTAVSVSNDMTEGIIARFRTMAIHRGSVIVGHVVGSVIQSVASVVVVGAVGVAIGFRSTDATPLEWLAALGLLVLFATALTWIAVGMGLVSPNAEAAGNNALPLILLPLLSSAFVPLDAMPGWFRPVAEYQPFTPAIETLRGLLLGTGIGHQGWLALAWCLGLAVLGHRWSAARFDAEPK; this is encoded by the coding sequence ATGAGCACCCTGTCCCTCGCCGTACGCGACTCCTCGACCATGCTGCGCCGCAACCTGCTGCACGCCCGGCGCTACCCGTCCCTCACACTGAACCTGCTGCTCACGCCGGTCATGCTGTTGCTGCTCTTCGTCTACGTCTTCGGCGACACCATGAGCGCCGGCATCGGCGGCGGCGCCGCGGACCGCTCCGCGTACATCGCGTACATCGTCCCCGGCATCCTGCTCATGACCATCGGCAGCACCACGGTCGGCACGGCGGTCTCCGTCTCCAACGACATGACCGAGGGGATCATCGCCCGCTTCCGCACCATGGCGATCCACCGCGGCTCCGTGATCGTCGGGCATGTCGTCGGCAGTGTGATCCAGTCCGTGGCCAGCGTGGTCGTCGTCGGCGCGGTGGGCGTGGCCATCGGCTTCCGCTCCACCGACGCCACCCCGCTGGAGTGGCTCGCCGCGTTGGGGCTGCTCGTGCTCTTCGCCACCGCGCTCACCTGGATCGCGGTCGGCATGGGCCTGGTCAGCCCGAACGCCGAGGCGGCGGGCAACAACGCGCTGCCGCTCATCCTGCTGCCCCTGCTGTCCAGCGCGTTCGTGCCCCTCGACGCGATGCCGGGCTGGTTCCGGCCGGTCGCCGAGTACCAGCCGTTCACCCCGGCCATCGAGACCCTGCGGGGGCTGCTCCTCGGCACCGGCATCGGCCACCAGGGCTGGCTGGCCCTGGCCTGGTGCCTGGGGCTCGCGGTCCTCGGGCACCGCTGGTCGGCGGCCCGGTTCGACGCCGAGCCGAAGTGA
- a CDS encoding DUF4097 family beta strand repeat-containing protein has product MHTFAAPAPIALVLDVPAGRLQLIAGDRDDVTVEVRPADAARGRDVQAAERIDVRCADGVLDVTAAPLTGARALRDPGAVEVTVRLPAGSRVDARAALAELRGVGRLGDLSFEGAQATVEVDEADSARLSLKAGDITVGRLRGAADISTQKGDIDVTEAVGGQVTLRTGHGAVTVGAARDVSAALDAGTAYGRIHNSLRNTEGAGAALQIHATTGYGDITARSL; this is encoded by the coding sequence GTGCACACCTTCGCAGCCCCCGCCCCGATCGCCCTCGTCCTCGACGTCCCGGCCGGACGGCTCCAGCTCATCGCCGGGGACCGCGACGACGTCACCGTCGAGGTCCGGCCCGCCGACGCGGCCCGCGGCCGGGACGTCCAGGCCGCCGAGCGGATCGACGTCCGCTGCGCCGACGGCGTCCTCGACGTCACCGCCGCCCCGCTGACCGGTGCCCGCGCCCTGCGCGACCCCGGCGCCGTCGAGGTGACCGTCCGGCTCCCCGCCGGTTCCCGCGTCGACGCCAGGGCGGCCCTCGCCGAACTCCGCGGCGTCGGGCGCCTCGGCGACCTCTCCTTCGAGGGCGCCCAGGCCACCGTCGAGGTCGACGAGGCCGACAGCGCCCGTCTCAGCCTCAAGGCCGGCGACATCACCGTCGGCCGGCTGCGCGGCGCCGCCGACATCAGCACGCAGAAGGGCGACATCGACGTCACCGAGGCCGTCGGCGGCCAGGTCACCCTGCGCACCGGGCACGGGGCCGTCACCGTCGGCGCAGCCCGCGACGTCTCCGCCGCGCTCGACGCCGGCACCGCCTACGGGCGCATCCACAACAGCCTGCGGAACACCGAGGGCGCCGGCGCCGCCCTGCAGATCCACGCCACCACCGGCTACGGCGACATCACCGCCCGCAGCCTGTGA